The DNA sequence GCTCGGCCTCGAGGTCCAGTTCGGCAGAAATGACGGCTTCGCTTTGGGCAGGGCCTTCGGCGAGGATGTCGCCGTTGGGTGAAATGATGAGAGACGTGCCGGCGAGTGGAACCTGGGTGTCTGGGGATTCACTTACGGCATTGACGGCGGCGATATAGACCTGATTTTCGATGGCTCGTGCCTTGAGGAGCGTTTCCCAGTGGGCGCGCCTTTTGGCGGGCCATGCCGCCTGGATCGTGATGAGTTTTGCACCTTTTTGTGTCGCATGGCGGAAAATTTCCGGGAAGCGCAAATCGTAGCAGATAAACGATGCTACCGTCCAATCTTGCAGTTTAAATAAATTAACCTCAACCCCTGGTCGGAACGAATCCTTTTCTGGAAAGAACAAATTCATTTTATCGTATCCGCAGAATTCCTGGGCTGAGCGCGGATTGTATATGCTGACGTGGTTTAAAAATTGATTGCAGCTGTTTGCTTCACGCGCTCTTGAAATGCCTGCACCCATGATGGTGCAGCCTGTTGCGGTCGCGACTTCGGAAAGCATGTGTGCGGTTTCGCCTGATTTGCAAGTGCTGAAGTCTTCGGCAGCTTCGCTTAGATTGGCCGGTACGTAGCCCGTGGCAAACATTTCGGGGAGGAGCACAAGGCTTCCTTCTGTAGGCTTTTTTTCGAGAATAATTCTCTTTGCTCTTGCGATATTCTCGGTTTTATCGCCTTTGGCACTGTCCAGCTGGATTAAATAAACTTTAAGCATGCGTATAATATAAGATGTTGCGGCGTGGCTAAAAATTTTCTTGCATAAATTATCTATTTTGAAAGCATGAATTTTCGTCTAATTTTCAGTTTTGTCCTATTTGTTGTGGTTGGGGTCCTTGCAGCTTCGCCAACAACAGTTATTGGTGTCGTTCTTGAGGCTGAATCGGACTTGCCTATCAAGGATGTTGCTGTCTCGTATCAGTCCGGCAAGCGCATCGGGGAGACTGATTCCCGAGGTCGTTTCGAGCTGACGGTGGATTCTAAAAATGCGACGCTCGTGTTTAAAAAAGAAGGCTACGATAGCGTCTTTGTGGAACTGCAAGATTTTGCAGATCTTCTGGACATGGTCATTACGCTTAGCACGAATGTTACAAACCTCGGCGCAAGCACGATTATCGGTGATGGTGAACCTATCAAATGGGAAGTCGAACGCACTGTGAAGCTCGAAAAGCTTGAAGATGCTGCCGGCATGCGATTTGACTTGACGGAGCATTTGAGCCAGATGCCTGGGGTTTCGGGACAGAAGGATTTTAGCAGTGCCCTTTATTATGATGGATCCCGTGCAAGCGATGTGGCGTACCATTTGGGCCGCCTCCGCATTCCGAATATGCGCCACTTGGACGTCGGATTCCCGGGCAACTTGTCCATCGTGAACCCGCATACATTGAGCGGCATTGAAGTCCACGACCATTACGGTCAGGGACCGCTTGGGCAAGGTCTTGCAACTTCGATCCAGTATATTCCTGAGCAGACAAAAGGCGAATGGGGCTTAAGAGGCTCTGCAGGGCTTACGCTCCAGGAAGTGGTTCTTGATGCTCCATTCTTTATCTGGGATAGCTTCCGCTTTGCATTCCGTCGCCTGGATGGTGATATGCTCAAGAACTTGGGCGAAAAATTCTTTACGGAATTCCGTAAGCGTAACGACGACTGCTCTGGCGACTGCAAGGTGAAGTCTTCGGACCCGTTTGACCTTTCGGCGTTTGACATTTATGCGCAGTTGAACGGTTCTGATTCCTTGGGAAATGCGACTTGGGCTTTGCGGACGTTGTACAGTTCTGATGAATATAAGGTGAGCCAGGATACTTCGTCTACTTATGGCGCCGTCAATTCAATTGATATTATTGAAGGTAGTCAAAGCTATTTGGTCATCGGAGCCGAGTATGCGTCGAAGTTCGGAACGAGCTTCCATGCGGGACTTGTCCGTGAAAGTCTAAGCGACACGCTGCGCGATACGACGGGATTCCGTACGGGCAAGATCTCGGACCCGACGGCAAGATCGTTTATTGATGGTTACAGCCAGACTCATACAACACTGAGTGCTGGTGCAGACAAGAATTTCAATGCGGATATTTTCGGTGCTGACTTGCGTGGCGCAATTCTTTATGAACATCACTTGGTTGAACGTAGCTATCCGGTTCCTGGTGGCGAAGAAAGTAGTGACTACCAGACAGGCGTCTTGTCGGGTGCTGTAACGCTAGACTGGAAAAATGATTATTCGGAACACATGATTTCTGTGGGCGCAGTTGCCGATGCTGCTGACCATAGGGCGCTTCCGACGGCTTCGTTTGATATGGAACGCAATTTGTCCAGGACGGATACCGCTTACTGGAGACTCTTTGGTAATGCCGCTTATCGTGCAGACTGGAAACATTATTTTGACGATGGTGATTTGACTGGGCGCCTGGAATCCGGGACGTCGCTCAAGTTGGGCTTGGGTTACCGTTCAAAATATTTGGTTGCCCAGTTCTCGGGCTTTGGACGTTTCTACTTTGATCCTTTGCTGCCGTTGCCGAAAGCTTTTGCAAATTATAAAGATGTGACTCCGATTGATTTTGCCTGGGTTACCGGCGCTTCGGGTTCGTTCGAATGGAAAACTTCGCACCACTTCTCGATGGCAATGAATGCAAGCTCTGTTTATGGTGAATATGAACTGAAGGGAGGCAAGTCCTTGCCATGGGAAGCCAACTCCCGTCTGGATGTAGTCTCGCACTTTAGGTATTATCCGCGAAAGGATTCCATCGTGTCGGTTATATTGACGCACCATGCAGCATGGCATAGACCTCTTTATTACTATGCCATTAAACCGGCATCGGATGGCAAGAGCGGAACCCGAGAACTCAAGGACTATAACAAGTTTACGGATTTGTACAGAACCGACGTGCGCGTGAATCTCGATTTGACGAAGACGAAGGGTTTCTTTAGAAATGCAAGATTCTATTTGGAACTCGACAACATCTTCTCGAAGCTCGATGTGGGCGCACTTAGATTCCTTGGTTCTGAAAACGGTCGTGAACGCTCTTGGGTTGCTCGCGATAAGGACAAAAATACTGCAAATGGCTATGACCTGGTACCGTTTATCGCAAAGGGCATGGGACTCTTTTTCCAGTTTGGCGTAGAAGTGCAGCTGGGAATTTAGTGAGTAGGCGGTAGGAAGTAGACAGTAGGAAGTCGCGCAAGTTGTCATTGCGAGGAACGAAGTGACGAAGCAATCTATTATTTTAGTAATTGCGCTTTTCGCGGTTTTCTCGTTTGCTCATGTGACGGATAGCTTGTTTGTGCCGCCGAAGCCTGCGAAGCCTTTGCGTTATTGCACTTCGGCAAAACAATGGGTGGATTACGCAAGTCACGATTCAAATTTAGTCGAAATTACACGCATGCGCGGGCTGCGCATGGATTTGCGCTATGCCACGTTTAACAACGTAACCGGCCATGATATGTATTGCGGGATCCAGCGCGCTTTTATCCATAAGGACGGATTGCCCAAGCTTAAGCGAGCGCTCTCGATTATCGCCAAAGAATTGCCGGGGTATTCGCTTGTGATTTTTGATGCCGCGCGCCCGATGTACGCACAAGCTGTTTTGAAAAGCTCTGTTGCTGGAACGCCTTATAGCAATTTTGTCTCGTCGGGTAAGACGGGCGGACTCCATAATTATGGCTTGGCCCTTGACTTAGGGCTTGCCGATAGTACTGGCAATTTGCTTGACATGGGTGCTGATTTTGATTCGTTTGAACGCTGTGCGGGAATCGTGGGCGAAGCGGATGCTTTAAAGTCCGGGCGCCTCACTCAACAGCAAATTGATAACCGCAATTTGTTGCGCAATATCATGAAGCGCGCCGGCTGGGTGATGCTCCCTAGCGAATGGTGGCATTTCAACGCATTCACGCGCGCCTATACTAAGGAAAATTATCCGCTGTTCCCGATTTGAGTTAAGAACTCTAAGTTACGAGTTTCTAGAAAATTTTATGTCAATATTTTCTAATGACCAATGACTACTAACTAGTAACTATAATCTCGTATTTACGGTAATGACTTTATACTTGCGCGTTTCAGGCGGTCGTTGAGTGCCATGCCAACGCCCGTGTTCGGGATGGGGTCCACGAGAATCAAGTCGTATTCGGGCTTGTCAAGGTCGTGCATGAAGGCGTAAAGCTTGGAGGTTGCTTCGACCATGTCACCTGTAGCGGACAAGTTTACCGTAGCGGGGATGGGGCCTGCTTGTATGCCAAACGCAATGCGTACGGTATGCTCCGGGAGCGTGTAGCCTGCCGGAACTTCGCCGTAGTAAAGCGGAACTTGTGGGCGGTAATGCGTATCGCACTGGCCGGGGGCGAGCATCGGCTGGCCAGGCTTGGATGTAGATTCCTTGATTTTCACTTCACCGAGGACGGCTTTGAACATCTCGGGCGTGATGGCGCCTGGACGCATCACGGTCGGTTCGCCGACGAGCGAGATGATGGAACTCTCGACGCCAACGGAGCAGGGGCCACCATCGACAATGCCTGCGATGCGGTCGGCGAGCTGGGCGGCAACGTGTTCTGCCGTTGTCGGGCTCACGTGCTTAAAGAGGTTTGCGCTCGGGGCGGCAAGCGGGAGTCCTGATTCCTTGATGATCGCCTGTGCAATCGGATGGCTCGGGAAGCGCACAGCCACGGAGGGGAGGGCGCTTGTGCAAAGGTCAGGGATGCAATCCTTCTTGGGAAGGATGATGGTCATCGGACCCGGCCAATAGGCTTCGGCGAGCTTGTAGGCGCTATCGGGGATGTCCTTTGCAATGTCGGTGAGCTGTGCAATGTCTGCGATATGGACAATCAGCGGGTCGAACGTCGGGCGTTCCTTGGCGGCGAAAATCTTGGCGAGAGCTTTTGGCTCGAATGCGTTACCGGCGAGCCCGTAAACCGTTTCTGTCGGGATGGCGACGACTTCACCTTCCTTGAGGAGGCGGGCTGCTTCGCTTACACTTGTCCATGGCGGGAATTTCATAGCCCCAAAAATAGAAAATCCAGAAGGATTTAGTCTATTTGTCATTCCCGTCTTGAACGGGAATCTCCATTCTCCAGTGTATAAAAAGAAGATGCCCGCTCGGAGGCGGGCATGACAAGGTCTAGTGAACTTGGCAAGGTCGTGGAGACCTTTTCTGATCGCTTATGCTTCGGTCGTTGCGGCTGCCGGAGCTTCTTCCTTCTTTTCGTCCTTGCGGCCGAAGGCAAACACCTGGTCGCAAGCAGAATTGAAGCGCTTCCAGATCTTTTCGGAGTGTTCACGAGGAACGGCTCCGACTTCCTTCCACAAGCGGCGGAAATGCTTGACCTTGTTCATCGAGGCGACGACCGTCTGATCGTTCAAGTCGGTGAGCAAGTCTTCGGCCTGTTCGCAGAGGAGAATCTTCTTCTGGAGATTGTTCTGGCGAGCCTGTTCCTGAATGTCGAGCTGGTCGCGACGGCGGGTGAAGAAGTCATCGCAGACATCGCGGAATGCCTTGCGGAGTTCGTCATCATCGTTACCGCAAGAACCAAGCGTAACCCATTCCTTCTGGATGTCGCGAACGGCATCGGCGAGCTGGTTGGAGCCTGCGCTTTCGGCAAACTGGCGGACCTTTTCGATCATTTCCTGCTTTTTCTTCTTGATGTCTTCAATCTTGGCCTGGAGTTCCGGGTCAGATTCAGCCATCTTGGCGACAATCTTATTCACGATTGCGTTGAAGCGTTCGTTGATGGATTCGACAGCGTCCTTCGGGACCATGCCAATCGTCTTCCATTCAGCATCGATGGCCTTGTAGGCTTCGATGACTTCCGGAGTGATGTTGGCGATGTCGAGAGCTTCGAGCTTTTCGCAGAGGGCTTGCTTCTGTTCGAGGTTCTTCTGCTTTACGGCATCCATTTCTTCAAAGTGGCTGCGCTTCTTTTCGAAGAAGGAATCGCAAGCGGTGCGGAAGCGCGTCCAGATTTCGTCGGACTTGCTCTTCGGCACTGGACCTGTAGCCTTCCACGCATCCTGCAACTGCTTGAGCTTCGTGGAGGTGGCGTTCCAGTCGGTCGAATCCTTGATGGCTTCGGCTTCGATGCAGAGGGCGACCTTCTTTTCGTAATTGGCTTCGCGGCTATCGTCTTCGCGCTTCACATTTTCCTTATGTTGAGCATAGAAGGCGTTCACGGCGTCCTTGAAGCGCTTGTTCAAAGCGGCAAAAGCTTCCTTCGGGACCATGCCGATGTTCTTCCAGTTTTCCTGGATTTCCTGCACGGCCTTGAACTTGTCCTTCCAGAAGATTTCGGCGTTTGCAACGAGTTCTTCGACCTTCTGGCAGAGGGCTTCCTTGTCAACGAGGTTCTTCTGGCGTTCGGCGTTCTGTTCTTCGATGAACGGAGCGCAGTTTTCCTTGACCTTGTCTACGAGGGCCTGGAAACGGTCGCGGTAGTCCTGGAACTTGGCTGCAGAAATCGGGCCGATTTCACGCCACTTGCCGCAGAGTTCGCGGAACTTGGCAAGCACGGCCTGGCTCGGAGTTTCCTTGGAGAGCGCGTCCATTTCTTCGATGATGGTGTCGCGGTCCTTTTCGTTGTGCCAGTTTTCCCACTGTTGCATTTCCTGGAAACGGGAGGTGGCAATCTTGTATTCCTGCCAGAGATCGTGGTACTTGAACTTCTGTTCGCCGACGATTTCCTTCCATTCCTGATAAGTGTCACGGAGAATCTTGTGGATTTCGCGGAACTCCTGGTTCTCGTCGATGTTCTGGATGCGTTCGATGAGGCCGCGGAGCTTCTTGGAATTTTCTTCGATGACCTTCTGGGCCTTTTCGTTGAAGGCGCTGATGAGTTCATTCAGCTTAGTGCGGAGTGCATTGTAAGCCTGGAGGATCGGATCGTCACCTTCGAGGAGGGCGAGCTTTTCCCATTCGCGGACGATGGCATGCAGATGCTTGCCCGTGTTTTCATCGATTTCCGTTTCGGAAAGCGCCTGGAGACGTTCGAGAAGGCTCTTGCGGATGGCAATTTCTTCTTCGCTTGCGTTTTCAGATTCTGCGGACGGAATTTCAATTTTCTTTGCTTCCTGGGACTTGAAGTAGGCGTTGTTGAAGCGCTTGATCAAGGCGGCGTCCATGACGGACTTGCCTTCGTTCCATTCCTGGATGATTGCGTTCACGCGGTCTGCATTTTCTTCTGTCGTGCCGGCTTCGAGCAAACCTTCGAGTTCAGTGAGCGATTCCGTGAGACGTGCAATCTTTGCCTGCTTTTCGGCTTCGGCATTTTCGGCGGCCTTCTTTGCGGCGTTTGCTTCGTCGTAGAACTTGTTGAAGCTTTCGTAAATTTCATTGAGCGTTGCTGTAGATTCGCCCATGCCGAGAGCGTTTGCTTCGTTCATCAAGTCGTCAAATTGCGGCTTGGTGGCAAATGCGTCCTTCTGGGCGGCGAGGAAGTGAGCCTGCTTGATGAGCGCTTCGCGCTTGCTCTGCAAGAGTTCGGCTGCCTTTTTGCCGTTGTCTTCAGCATCTTTCTTTGCACGAACTTTGTCCGAAATTTTCTTGCGGACGGAGGTGTGCTTGGAACTCTTGATGAGGTCGGCTTGAAGCGTTTCCGATGTCACGCGGTCTGCAGCTTGCAGTGCGATTTCTTCGCTGGAATCGCGCGTTGCAATCTGGGCGAGCAAGGACTGCTTGCTGCACTGCTTGACAAGTTCTTTCTTTAAAATTACGTTGTCTGTAGCCTTGAGGACGTCTTCGGTATAACGAGTATCCTTGATGGCTTCGATGTAACCGAGGACTTCACTATTCAGCGCGGATTCGTTAAAGCTCTTCAATTTTTTGACGATTTCTTCGAAGGCTCTTGTCTCGGCCAAACGGCGTACGCCGGAGTCATTGTCTTTCGTAGAAATTTCCTGAAGTGTCTTAATAATTGCAAGTTTCTTAACTGCAGCCATTCGCACTTCGACATTATCATCGGAAAGGGCAACTCGTTCAATAATATCTTGACAAGTGAGTTCATCCAAGTCGGCAATGGCTTCGATGCGCTTTGCTGGGTTGGAATTTTGCCATTTCGGTTTAAATGCGTCAAAAATGCTCATAATATCTCCAATAGGTAGGTGGGGCTTCCTCAGCTCCATATAGCATAATCTAACTAAAAAAATATTACGGTCAGGAAAAACAGTGCGAATTTATGCCCATTTAAGCTTGTAACAATACTATCTTTGCCCCGTGGCTAAAAGAATACCCAAGACAACGGCTCCAGAGATGGTTAAGGAACGCTGCAATTCGGCGCTTCTCTCTCGTTTTTGCGAAGTCTATATTCCCTTGTCCCCATCTGTTTTTACTTACGGGGTGCCTGAAGGTGTAAATATTGTGCGGGGAAGTGTTGTCTGGGTGCAGCTGGCTCGGCGTAAGCCCTCTCTTGCTTTGGTCTGCCGCGTTCATGATGAAAAACCTGCTTTTGATGTTCGGTATGCATGCCCGCATGAGTCTGGATACGTCTTTTCTGGACGTTATATGGAATCGCTGGAATGGGTCGCTAAGTATTATATAACAACGCCCATGCGCGCATTGAATGTGTTTTGGCCGGCAGATTTTGATAAGTATCTTGATGCATTACTCGCCGAAAAAAATGCTGAACCTCGGGGTGAGGCTCCATCGGTTGGACCTGAAATGGTCGTCTGTTCGAACTTGCCCCCCTTGACAGCTGAACAGGAGACTGCACTTGCCAGTCTTGTGGATGATTTGGATAAGGACGGTTTTCGTGGATCGCTTTTGCATGGTGTGACCGGCAGTGGCAAGACGAGAGTTTATCAGGAATTGGTACGCGAAGCGCTTAAGCGCAATAAGCGTGTACTCATTCTCGTGCCTGAAATTGGGCTTACTCCGCAGACGGCGTCTCGTTTTGAAGACTATTTGAAAGTTCCTGTAGTTGTGCTGCATTCGGCACTCTCGGCTCCGCAAAAGCGCGCTGGTTACTTGTCCGTACTCGACGGTTCGGCTAAGGTTGTGCTTGGAACACGCAGTGCAATTCTTTCGCCGTTTGATTTTGATGTTGTTATTTTGGACGAAGAGCATGATTCTTCGTTTAAACAGCAGGACCCGGCTCCGCGTTACCATACGCGTGACTTGGCTTTCCACTTGGCGCAAAAGTACGGGGCGCTTGTCGTGCTTGGCTCTGCAACACCTTGCCTTGAAACGTATCGCAATGCAAAGACTGGAAACATCAAGCTGTTGACGCTCAAGAACCGAGCCACGGCGGCACCGCTCCCTGAGGTGAACGTGATTGACATGGGCAAGGTCCGCCAGCAGAAGGGAATGCTTTTGTCACCTACGTTGCGCGAAGCGCTTTCGGATTGCATCGTGGGCGGCGACCAGGCGATTATCCTCATGAATCGTCGAGGTTATTCTAAGATTAGAGTTTGTTCTAAATGCGGTGAAACTCTTTATTGCAAACACTGTCATATTCCATTAGTTTATCATAAGCAGTACAATGCGCTGATGTGTCATTACTGTGCGGCGCTGTATCATGTTGATACGCCGTGCCCGACATGTGGTTCGGAAACTTATGAATTTGTTGGTGGCGCGATTGAAAAGCTCGAAGAAGAAATTCAGGAATGGATCGCCAATGCAAAGGTGATTCGCATGGATCGCGATACAACGCAGAATGTAGGCGCTGTCGAAAAAATATTGACATCGTTTCGGAATCGCGAATACAACATTTTGCTTGGTACGCAGATGGTTGCAAAAGGCCATGATTTTCCGGGTGTAAAGCTCGTTGGAATTGTCGGCGCTGATTCTGGGCTTGGTATTCCTGATTTCCGTTCGACGGAACGCTTGTATCAGCTACTGAGCCAGACGGCGGGCCGCGCGGGGCGCGCCGATGGCGGAGGCCGCGTGTTTATCCAGACGCTCAATCCGACAGAACCCGTGATGCAATATGCTATTCGCCATGATTTCAATGGATTTGCCGATATGGAATTTTCAAATCGGCAAATGGCTTTTTATCCGCCGTTCTGCAAGCTTGTTGAAATCAGTTGCGGATCGAAAGATGAGAACTTGCTCCGTGATTCGGTAAATCGTCTAGAAAGTATTTTGCGCAAAGAATCTTCGATGACGGTGCTTGGGCCTGTCGATGCGTTTGTACCGAAAGTGCAAAATGTGTTCTGGGTAAAGCTCTATATTAAAACGCAAAACCTTGCGGTTGTGCGCAAAGTTCTTTCTCCGATTTTGAATGCGCCCAAGGCATGGGTTCCTGGCGTAGAAATTAAAGTTGAATTTGAATAAATAGCGAATTATCTTGGTAAAATATTTTTACGTAAAAAGTTGACTCTGGAAAGTGAATTTTGTAAATTTACGAAAAACTTAAAAAATGGAGCTGGAATGCTTAAAAAGATTTTTGTGTTTTCCGTAATGCTTGCAAGTATGGCTTTTGCAGGTAATCCCTATGGTTATGGCTCTTCTGAAGATGCCGATGCTGCTGCAGGCGTTCTTGAACAGAATAAGGCTTCTGCAGAATATCAATCTGTCGTTAGCCCTCAATATGAAGATAAAAAGTTTGCTCTTGTGTTCCACCCGATGAGCACGATT is a window from the Fibrobacter sp. UWB4 genome containing:
- the priA gene encoding primosomal protein N'; amino-acid sequence: MAKRIPKTTAPEMVKERCNSALLSRFCEVYIPLSPSVFTYGVPEGVNIVRGSVVWVQLARRKPSLALVCRVHDEKPAFDVRYACPHESGYVFSGRYMESLEWVAKYYITTPMRALNVFWPADFDKYLDALLAEKNAEPRGEAPSVGPEMVVCSNLPPLTAEQETALASLVDDLDKDGFRGSLLHGVTGSGKTRVYQELVREALKRNKRVLILVPEIGLTPQTASRFEDYLKVPVVVLHSALSAPQKRAGYLSVLDGSAKVVLGTRSAILSPFDFDVVILDEEHDSSFKQQDPAPRYHTRDLAFHLAQKYGALVVLGSATPCLETYRNAKTGNIKLLTLKNRATAAPLPEVNVIDMGKVRQQKGMLLSPTLREALSDCIVGGDQAIILMNRRGYSKIRVCSKCGETLYCKHCHIPLVYHKQYNALMCHYCAALYHVDTPCPTCGSETYEFVGGAIEKLEEEIQEWIANAKVIRMDRDTTQNVGAVEKILTSFRNREYNILLGTQMVAKGHDFPGVKLVGIVGADSGLGIPDFRSTERLYQLLSQTAGRAGRADGGGRVFIQTLNPTEPVMQYAIRHDFNGFADMEFSNRQMAFYPPFCKLVEISCGSKDENLLRDSVNRLESILRKESSMTVLGPVDAFVPKVQNVFWVKLYIKTQNLAVVRKVLSPILNAPKAWVPGVEIKVEFE
- a CDS encoding M15 family metallopeptidase, translating into MTKQSIILVIALFAVFSFAHVTDSLFVPPKPAKPLRYCTSAKQWVDYASHDSNLVEITRMRGLRMDLRYATFNNVTGHDMYCGIQRAFIHKDGLPKLKRALSIIAKELPGYSLVIFDAARPMYAQAVLKSSVAGTPYSNFVSSGKTGGLHNYGLALDLGLADSTGNLLDMGADFDSFERCAGIVGEADALKSGRLTQQQIDNRNLLRNIMKRAGWVMLPSEWWHFNAFTRAYTKENYPLFPI
- a CDS encoding DUF349 domain-containing protein, which produces MSIFDAFKPKWQNSNPAKRIEAIADLDELTCQDIIERVALSDDNVEVRMAAVKKLAIIKTLQEISTKDNDSGVRRLAETRAFEEIVKKLKSFNESALNSEVLGYIEAIKDTRYTEDVLKATDNVILKKELVKQCSKQSLLAQIATRDSSEEIALQAADRVTSETLQADLIKSSKHTSVRKKISDKVRAKKDAEDNGKKAAELLQSKREALIKQAHFLAAQKDAFATKPQFDDLMNEANALGMGESTATLNEIYESFNKFYDEANAAKKAAENAEAEKQAKIARLTESLTELEGLLEAGTTEENADRVNAIIQEWNEGKSVMDAALIKRFNNAYFKSQEAKKIEIPSAESENASEEEIAIRKSLLERLQALSETEIDENTGKHLHAIVREWEKLALLEGDDPILQAYNALRTKLNELISAFNEKAQKVIEENSKKLRGLIERIQNIDENQEFREIHKILRDTYQEWKEIVGEQKFKYHDLWQEYKIATSRFQEMQQWENWHNEKDRDTIIEEMDALSKETPSQAVLAKFRELCGKWREIGPISAAKFQDYRDRFQALVDKVKENCAPFIEEQNAERQKNLVDKEALCQKVEELVANAEIFWKDKFKAVQEIQENWKNIGMVPKEAFAALNKRFKDAVNAFYAQHKENVKREDDSREANYEKKVALCIEAEAIKDSTDWNATSTKLKQLQDAWKATGPVPKSKSDEIWTRFRTACDSFFEKKRSHFEEMDAVKQKNLEQKQALCEKLEALDIANITPEVIEAYKAIDAEWKTIGMVPKDAVESINERFNAIVNKIVAKMAESDPELQAKIEDIKKKKQEMIEKVRQFAESAGSNQLADAVRDIQKEWVTLGSCGNDDDELRKAFRDVCDDFFTRRRDQLDIQEQARQNNLQKKILLCEQAEDLLTDLNDQTVVASMNKVKHFRRLWKEVGAVPREHSEKIWKRFNSACDQVFAFGRKDEKKEEAPAAATTEA
- a CDS encoding nitrilase-related carbon-nitrogen hydrolase, with product MLKVYLIQLDSAKGDKTENIARAKRIILEKKPTEGSLVLLPEMFATGYVPANLSEAAEDFSTCKSGETAHMLSEVATATGCTIMGAGISRAREANSCNQFLNHVSIYNPRSAQEFCGYDKMNLFFPEKDSFRPGVEVNLFKLQDWTVASFICYDLRFPEIFRHATQKGAKLITIQAAWPAKRRAHWETLLKARAIENQVYIAAVNAVSESPDTQVPLAGTSLIISPNGDILAEGPAQSEAVISAELDLEAERHYRKSFPVLDGIVPSEFL
- a CDS encoding L-threonylcarbamoyladenylate synthase, yielding MKFPPWTSVSEAARLLKEGEVVAIPTETVYGLAGNAFEPKALAKIFAAKERPTFDPLIVHIADIAQLTDIAKDIPDSAYKLAEAYWPGPMTIILPKKDCIPDLCTSALPSVAVRFPSHPIAQAIIKESGLPLAAPSANLFKHVSPTTAEHVAAQLADRIAGIVDGGPCSVGVESSIISLVGEPTVMRPGAITPEMFKAVLGEVKIKESTSKPGQPMLAPGQCDTHYRPQVPLYYGEVPAGYTLPEHTVRIAFGIQAGPIPATVNLSATGDMVEATSKLYAFMHDLDKPEYDLILVDPIPNTGVGMALNDRLKRASIKSLP